A genomic stretch from Mycobacterium cookii includes:
- a CDS encoding pyridoxamine 5'-phosphate oxidase family protein, producing the protein MTSADTVTLQEAASLSSHERGLVVVSTLRANGTIQSSLVNAGVLAYPATGETILALVASAPVKLANLRARPQITATFRNGWQWAAVEGRAELAGPDNPQPWLDAEGLRLLLRAIFTAAGGEHDDWAEYDRAMAEQRRAAVSWTCVLRRSDDR; encoded by the coding sequence ATGACCAGCGCCGATACCGTCACCCTGCAAGAAGCAGCATCGCTGTCCAGCCACGAGCGCGGCCTGGTGGTGGTGTCGACGTTGCGCGCCAACGGCACGATCCAGTCGTCGCTGGTCAACGCCGGCGTCCTGGCCTATCCCGCTACCGGGGAGACCATCTTGGCCTTGGTCGCGTCAGCTCCTGTCAAGCTGGCGAACCTGCGGGCTCGACCCCAGATCACGGCCACCTTCCGCAACGGTTGGCAATGGGCGGCGGTCGAAGGGCGCGCCGAGCTCGCCGGACCCGACAACCCCCAACCCTGGCTGGACGCCGAAGGGCTGCGGCTTTTGCTACGCGCGATTTTCACCGCAGCCGGCGGTGAACACGACGACTGGGCCGAGTACGACCGGGCGATGGCCGAACAGCGCCGGGCGGCGGTGTCGTGGACGTGCGTGCTACGACGGTCGGACGATAGGTGA
- a CDS encoding TetR/AcrR family transcriptional regulator — protein sequence MSDVKRSYRGVSADARRQQRRRVLIEACLDLIGAGGTPAVTAESVSARAKLTKRYFYESFASREAILLAVLDEMFFELIGKIRDAIDSVDPDARAETVTAVFVTTLCDDPRRARLYAEAPAIPTLQERRDEAIVAFTDLIARDDDTGAVASLKHQLMTRIIVSGVTDAVTSWINGTLNADRSTLTQAIVALSRNVRR from the coding sequence GTGAGCGACGTCAAGCGCAGCTACCGGGGCGTCTCTGCCGACGCCCGGCGACAGCAACGACGTCGCGTGCTGATCGAGGCCTGTCTCGATCTCATCGGGGCCGGAGGCACCCCGGCTGTGACGGCAGAATCCGTCTCAGCCCGGGCGAAGCTGACCAAGCGCTACTTCTACGAAAGCTTCGCCAGCCGCGAGGCGATACTTCTGGCCGTGCTGGACGAGATGTTCTTCGAGTTGATCGGCAAGATCCGCGACGCCATCGATAGCGTCGATCCCGACGCCCGAGCAGAAACCGTCACCGCAGTGTTCGTTACGACACTGTGCGACGACCCACGACGCGCCCGGCTCTACGCCGAGGCCCCCGCGATACCCACCCTGCAGGAACGCCGGGACGAGGCCATCGTCGCATTCACCGACCTGATCGCCCGCGACGACGACACCGGAGCAGTTGCAAGCCTGAAACATCAACTGATGACACGAATTATCGTCTCCGGTGTCACCGACGCCGTCACGAGCTGGATCAACGGGACGCTCAACGCAGACCGCTCAACGCTGACCCAGGCGATCGTCGCGCTCAGCAGAAATGTCCGCCGGTAG